A section of the Harmonia axyridis chromosome 2, icHarAxyr1.1, whole genome shotgun sequence genome encodes:
- the LOC123673300 gene encoding uncharacterized protein LOC123673300 — MSIFDPLGLIVNFTIKGRILIQDIWRSGIGWDDSIDEDLYHTWKLWQSDLRQIENISIPRCYSVNIPEANKIELHVFCDASKKAYAVASYLRVLTKDEIDVTLVMARARVAPTKPISIPRLELQAAVMGSRLAKTIKDTLEIKIDEVFLWSDSITVLCWIKGDGSKLGQFESHRIGEIQELTNINNWNWIPSKLNSADIATRTYNKDDGNKTTYASLFKGPDFLYELDETLWPKKNIVSLEDLPYEEIEITAVTTEEESYLPDINRFSKWTPLIRVTDWMLRFVDILLDRLRRSNRVFLGQLEVSEIQKSETLWIKRCQQESFGEDIRCIAKGKPLSSKSRLKNLSPILDERGILLLSGRTNLAPEMSISANQPIILPTKHQFTRLLLQNYHENFSHQGVEAVLNDVRQRF, encoded by the coding sequence ATGTCAATATTCGACCCTTTAGGACTCATTGTGAATTTCACAATAAAAGGACGTATTCTCATACAAGACATATGGCGATCTGGGATTGGATGGGACGATAGTATAGACGAGGACCTATATCACACGTGGAAACTTTGGCAAAGCGATTTGAGACAAATAGAAAACATTTCCATCCCAAGATGTTATTCTGTGAATATTCCTGAAGCCAATAAGAtagaactgcatgtcttttgCGACGCTAGCAAGAAAGCATACGCAGTAGCATCCTATCTACGAGTTTTGACTAAAGACGAAATAGATGTAACTCTTGTTATGGCCCGAGCGAGAGTAGCTCCAACAAAACCCATTTCTATTCCACGTTTAGAGTTGCAGGCTGCAGTGATGGGAAGCAGGCTCGCAAAAACAATCAAGGACACTTTGGAGATAAAAATTGACGAAGTATTTTTATGGTCAGACTCTATTACGGTACTTTGTTGGATCAAAGGTGATGGAAGCAAATTGGGACAGTTCGAAAGTCACCGCATCGGAGAGATCCAAGAATTAACAAACATCAACAACTGGAATTGGATTCCCTCTAAGTTGAATTCGGCCGATATTGCCACCAGAACCTACAACAAAGACGACGGTAATAAGACGACCTACGCAAGTTTGTTTAAAGGTCCTGATTTCTTGTATGAATTGGACGAAACCTTATGGCCCAAGAAGAATATTGTGAGTTTGGAAGATCTTCCatatgaagaaattgaaataacAGCAGTTACTACAGAAGAAGAATCATATCTGCCTGACATCAACCGATTTTCAAAATGGACTCCGTTGATACGCGTTACTGATTGGATGTTGAGATTCGTAGATATTCTTCTGGACAGACTGAGAAGAAGCAACAGAGTTTTTCTTGGGCAGTTGGAAGTTTCCGAGATTCAAAAATCTGAAACCCTTTGGATCAAACGGTGCCAGCAGGAGAGTTTTGGGGAAGACATAAGATGTATAGCCAAAGGAAAACCATTGTCAAGTAAAAGTCGTCTGAAAAACCTTTCACCAATCCTTGACGAAAGAGGAATATTGCTCCTGAGTGGACGGACAAATCTAGCTCCTGAGATGTCAATTTCTGCCAATCAACCCATAATACTCCCCACAAAGCACCAATTCACGCGACTACTCCTCCAAAATTATCATGAAAATTTCTCTCATCAAGGAGTGGAAGCCGTTTTAAACGATGTAAGGCAACGCTTCTAG
- the LOC123672388 gene encoding uncharacterized protein LOC123672388 produces the protein MSSDDVDTRWAVITKQKLCFSCLRRNHQTMKCRARRQCSINGCKRSHHQLLHKDTQRSIKDTDTHSTQTEFKNNENVLAVGHGEGNVLLRMVKVKLYGNNTVLETVALCEEVSSVTLVDKSIANRLGLNGTPQPLCIQWTNNLASRHEDSSCLNIEILGVFDGAKIFSMKNVRTVQNSALPIQEIRKSDWERYSYLSGIPFHEIGERPMILLGQDNVRLTVARKVIQSTENLPIATKTNLGWVLHGGNCIRQEKQVYSFHICSSGMSDDSLHEMVKQSFTTDAFGVVPMKTNVNKAEQRAMEIMKNTIRRVGNRFEIGLLWKEDDIHLPESKTIAIQRLRCVEKQIQKDREFGKRYSEKITSYVEKGYARKLTPAESNEEGPQCWYLPHFGVINPNKPKKLRLVFDAASKSNGTSLNDNLLSGPDLLQSLVEVLIKFRQRKIGFCSDVREMFHQVMVRKEDQSSQRFLWRDGDTNRQWDVYEMQVMTFGATCSPTCAQFEC, from the coding sequence ATGTCCTCTGACGACGTTGATACAAGATGGGCGGTTATTACAAAACAGAAACTATGTTTTTCATGTCTCCGACGTAATCACCAGACCATGAAATGCAGAGCAAGACGACAGTGTAGCATCAATGGTTGTAAGCGTTCCCATCATCAGCTGCTTCATAAAGATACCCAAAGATCAATTAAAGATACTGATACCCATTCAACCCAGACAGAATTTAAAAACAATGAGAACGTGCTTGCAGTTGGACATGGAGAAGGCAATGTTTTGTTGAGGATGGTGAAAGTGAAGTTGTATGGAAACAACACTGTTTTGGAGACCGTAGCTTTATGTGAAGAAGTTTCTTCTGTGACTCTCGTAGACAAGTCAATAGCTAACAGATTGGGACTGAATGGCACACCTCAACCGCTTTGCATCCAATGGACTAACAATTTAGCCTCTCGCCATGAAGATTCAAGTTGTTTAAATATTGAGATATTGGGAGTATTCGACGGAGCTAAGATTTTCAGTATGAAAAATGTCAGAACAGTACAAAATTCAGCTCTCCCCATTCAAGAGATTCGAAAATCCGATTGGGAAAGGTATTCTTATTTGTCAGGAATTCCCTTCCACGAAATAGGAGAACGCCCTATGATTTTATTGGGTCAAGACAATGTACGCCTCACTGTAGCCAGAAAAGTCATTCAAAGCACCGAAAATCTTCCCATTGCGACAAAAACCAATCTGGGTTGGGTACTTCACGGAGGAAACTGTATCAGACAAGAAAAACAGGTATATTCCTTCCACATTTGCAGTTCTGGAATGTCCGACGATTCACTCCATGAAATGGTGAAACAATCTTTTACCACAGATGCCTTTGGAGTAGTTCCAATGAAAACGAACGTGAATAAAGCAGAACAGAGGGCTATGGAGATAATGAAAAATACAATCAGACGTGTAGGAAACAGATTTGAGATAGGGCTGCTGTGGAAGGAAGACGACATCCATCTCCCAGAGAGCAAAACAATTGCCATTCAGCGACTGAGATGCGTGGAGAAACAAATACAGAAGGATAGGGAATTTGGGAAGCGATACTCTGAGAAAATAACAAGCTACGTCGAGAAAGGATATGCAAGGAAGTTGACTCCTGCAGAATCCAATGAAGAAGGTCCTCAATGCTGGTATTTGCCGCATTTCGGAGTAATTAACCCCAATAAGCCAAAGAAACTTCGTTTAGTCTTTGATGCCGCCTCAAAATCGAACGGAACCAGTCTGAATGATAATTTACTATCTGGCCCAGACTTGCTACAATCATTGGTGGAGGTATTGATTAAATTTCGACAAAGGAAAATTGGTTTCTGCAGTGATGTCAGAGAAATGTTCCATCAAGTTATGGTAAGAAAGGAAGACCAAAGCTCCCAGAGGTTTTTATGGCGAGATGGGGATACGAATCGACAATGGGACGTTTATGAAATGCAAGTTATGACCTTTGGTGCCACTTGCTCCCCAACCTGTGCCCAGTTCGAATGCTGA
- the LOC123672405 gene encoding uncharacterized protein LOC123672405, whose product MCALVGKLSTMDKSTLDFSNILKTINKKFEIINCSWSEEKAFEIKFRTEMDRNSDDYNILCDSWVDIFSDVTNTVWAKKTSNTGPKVKFRKQYQCWTHGGKVIQKELLFDARKCKGTLDIKVLSDVNPSSRRKNKFVRLGLNVVVKINFVHLHKVNVTGSYAFFVHNCKPQTETLKPVVLINEKLPKLVAEMVQKGLTTTAIQDQSKINSLNQKSIIQTDSLSNTQKLQELKRTKNQQSEISSIELCPTITETNLEKHDLIQEAMQMDSVPTFQLIQNIPIQNINNVKLEFQPGLEQFAQILVSDSNINEPLICQPLLFDNLQSLPHFVQLSSRSLCNQNQSQFLQ is encoded by the exons ATGTGCGCACTCGTAGGAAAACTGTCAACTATGGACAAATCCACCTTAGATTTTTCGAACATCCtaaaaacaataaacaaaaaatttgaaataattaactGTTCCTGGAGCGAAGAAAaggcttttgaaattaaatttcgtACAGAAATGGATAGAAATAGTGACGACTACAACATACTCTGTGATAGTTGGGTGGATATCTTTTCAGATGTCACAAATACTGTATGGGCTAAGAAAACATCAAATACTGGTCCTAAAgtgaaatttagaaaacaataTCAGTGCTGGACACATGGGGGAAAAGTAATACAGAAGGAACTTCTGTTCGATGCTAGGAAATGCAAGGGAACTCTGGATATTAAAGTACTGAGTGATGTCAATCCTTCATCCAGAAGAAAGAATAAATTTGTGAGATTAGGACTGAATGTTGTGGTGAAG ATTAATTTTGTACATTTACACAAAGTGAATGTAACAGGCTCGTATGCATTCTTTGTTCACAACTGCAAACCTCAAACAGAAACTCTGAAACCAGTAGTTCTTATTAATGAAAAGCTACCTAAACTAGTAGCAGAAATGGTTCAGAAGGGATTGACTACCACTGCAATTCAGGATCagtcaaaaattaattcattaaatcAAAAAAGTATAATTCAGACCGACAGTTTGAGCAATACACAAAAATTGCAAGAGTTGAAAagaaccaaaaatcaacaatcagaaatttcttcaattgaGTTGTGTCCAACTATAACTGAAACAAATCTTGAAAAACATGATTTAATTCAAGAGGCCATGCAAATGGATTCAGTACCAACATTTCAATTGATACAGAATATACCTatacaaaatatcaataatgTCAAATTGGAGTTTCAACCAGGTCTAGAACAGTTTGCTCAAATTTTGGTCAGCGATTCTAATATTAATGAGCCCCTAATATGTCAACCACTCTTATTTGACAACTTACAATCATTGCCCCATTTTGTGCAATTGAGTTCCCGTTCTCTTTGTAATCAAAACCAGAGCCAGTTCCTACAGtaa
- the LOC123672398 gene encoding putative nuclease HARBI1 — protein MDHFQNLDNADFEKRFRLSKKAALQILGSIEEQIEFANDKNNSVSPMNQLLCTLRYYATGCHQMTVADFTGISKSTAHRIIHRVSTAIASLRPLHITFPETQEEIRRTQTEFFGIASFPRVLGAIDCTHVKIKTPGGDNAELFRCRKGYFSLNVQAICNAKLEFTDIVARWPGSSHDSTIFRNCYRKAMFDDDRYGNAVLVGDSGYSCTKYFMTPFENCLNPAEQLYNESQIRTRNPVERMFGVWKRRFPVLSLGFRIDLDKVFPVIVATAVLHNVLRRRGEDVPPFDAEFEANLPAPWDVIIAQGDMGQNPIAVLGHPLNERRDYPEHRERGTMVHQYFTRLVMLERQRREIGRVVVEEHEEIAEDPHPEVRQDQ, from the exons ATGGATCATTTCCAAAATTTGGACAATGCGGATTTTGAGAAAAGATTCCGTCTCTCAAAAAAAGCTGCACTCCAAATACTGGGTTCAATTGAGGAACAAATTGAATTTGCAAACGACAA GAATAATTCTGTTTCTCCAATGAATCAGTTACTATGCACCTTACGATACTATGCTACTGGTTGTCACCAAATGACAGTTGCAGACTTCACTGGAATTAGTAAATCGACAGCCCACAGAATAATTCATCGAGTGAGTACTGCTATTGCCTCTCTCCGTCCACTGCATATAACATTCCCTGAAACTCAGGAGGAAATTCGAAGAACACAGACTGAATTTTTCGGAATTGCAAGCTTTCCAAGGGTTTTGGGTGCCATCGATTGCACTCATGTTAAAATTAAAACTCCAG GTGGTGATAATGCAGAGCTGTTTCGTTGCAGAAAGGGTTACTTTTCACTGAATGTTCAGGCTATATGCAATGCCAAACTTGAATTCACAGACATAGTTGCGAGGTGGCCTGGAAGTAGTCATGATTCCACCATATTCCGTAATTGCTATCGGAAAGCTATGTTTGATGATGACAGATATGGAAATGCTGTCCTAGTAGGAGATAGTGGATATTCCTGTACCAAGTATTTCATGACtccttttgaaaattgtttgaaccCTGCGGAACAATTATACAACGAATCTCAAATCAGAACGAGAAACCCTGTGGAAAGAATGTTTGGAGTTTGGAAAAGACGCTTTCCTGTATTATCGTTAGGTTTTAGAATCGATTTGGATAAAGTATTTCCTGTAATAGTGGCAACGGCTGTACTTCATAATGTCCTACGAAGACGTGGGGAAGATGTCCCACCTTTTGATGCTGAGTTTGAAGCCAACCTACCAGCACCATGGGATGTTATAATAGCTCAGGGAGACATGGGACAAAATCCCATAGCAGTCTTAGGTCATCCATTGAACGAGAGGAGAGATTACCCTGAGCACCGAGAAAGAGGTACTatggttcatcaatacttcacAAG GCTGGTAATGCTAGAGCGACAGCGCAGGGAAATTGGAAGGGTTGTAGTGGAAGAACATGAAGAGATTGCGGAAGATCCACATCCAGAAGTGAGGCAGGATCAATAG